The DNA segment CAATTTCAATAGCTTGCTTAAGCTCAATTTTGCTGTTTGTCTGGGCAAGCACGGCAGAAGGAATAGCTGCTGCTAAGACAAACATGACAGTTATTAAAATAGCCAAGAGCCTTTTCATCTAAAAACCTCCTCTTTATTTTAGTATTCTACATCAATTCATTAGACGACTGATGTGTGAAAAAAGTTCCCTAAAATGTATCAAATTCTACTTAAAATGTTCCAAATGTCAGGATCTTCTTGACCCAGCCTCCAAATAGCTATGCCTGATATACCGTATTGAGATACTAATGGCAGTTTTGCTTGAAAACTTCTGGCATCTTCAAACCATACGGTGTGTTTTACGGAGTCGACTGTATAGGTGTACGTGGATTCTTGCGCTGTCTCGTCGTATTCGATTTTGACGCCCAGATTTTTGGCTGTCTGTATGGCTTGGAAGTAAGATAATGTCCTTGGATAGTTTGAGCCTTCTGCCCAGTCATAGCCGTAAACTGCCATGCCAAGCCAAATTTTTTTCGGCTCAACAGACTTTGCGGCGTAATCTAATACACTGCGAACAAATCCAATTGATGCAATGGGACCTGGCTTCGAGAAGTGTTCGTCGTATGCTAATACGTATGCTTGATCTGCAAATTGGCTTAAGACAGTGTATTGAAATGCGCCTGAGAAAGGATGCCTTGGGTTGTCTTCTGTTTCTGCCGGCAATGAAATCGTGACAATCTTATTAGCGCTTTTTAGCGAATAATAAAGTTCTTCCATAAATGCGTTAAGATTGCTTCTGTCTTCTGGTGGCACAAACTCAAAATCGATATTTATTCCTGGATAGTTATTTGATAATGCCATGTTTACTATGCTGTTTACTAATATGCTTCTTAAAGATGTATTGGATATTAAATCATGTATAAGCTGTGATTTTTTCGGATCAGAATAATTGTGTACAATAGGAAAGATAGGCAAATTATTCTGAGATGCTATGCTTTTGACGTCTTGCGACGACATATCCGCCAGCGTGCCGTCTGGCTTAACGCCGTACCAGAAAGGTATGAGCGTCGTTATTTGAGAAGTGTGTTCTCTTAGATCATCTATAGCACCTGGTGCTATATCAAAATACCATTTGTTATCCATAACGATACCTCCTAAAATATTATATTTTATAATACGCCATTATATATCCTTTGTGATTTACGACGCTCCGCAAAATTTTGCTTCCAAAAATACCTTGTATTGAGTATAATTTATAGTAAGTGTTTAATTTAAGAAACGAGGTGGTGTTAAGTTTTTAATTATCGCCTAAAAAGCAAATCTATTTAAGATTTAAAGGAGGTCTCAACATGGACAAGAGATTGTACCGCTCGAGAAACCAAGTTATCTTGGGAGGTGTTTGCGGTGGCATAGCAGAGTATTTCGATATAGATGTGACTATAGTGAGGCTTATTTGGGCTTTGATTGCCTTGGTGGGAGGTTCTGGCGTTTTACTTTATATAATTGCTTGGATCGTTGTTCCGGAAAATCCATATCAATTAAAAAATGATGATTATAATGGTGAAAATGTTAATGTTGACAAAGAGCATGAAAGGCCAAAAATTTCTTCAAACAGAAAAAGCAGCGAGGTATTTGGATGGATTTTGATTGCTTTAGGCTTATTTCTTCTCGTCAGGATATTCATGCCATGGTTTGATTTAAGGATTTTTTGGCCGGTGCTTCTTATAGCATTTGGACTTTTATTTATATTTAAAAAATAATGGTAAAAGTATCGGATTTTCCGGCATTTTACCATTTATCAAACAAATTCAGCTTTTTTGCTATTAGGTAAAAGGCAAATATGGCAATAAGCAGTATTAGTCCGCCAAAAAAACCTATTGCCTGTTTTGGAACGATTAGCGTCGATAATAGGACGGCTGTCAATAAAATTATGGTAAGCCATGGTCTTAAAGGAAACCCGCGCCTTTGACATTCAAAGTAATCCGGGTTTTCCTTCTTAAGCATAGGTCTGTATTTGATGAAAGTGTACAAGATGATGATCCAGTTAAAAAATTGTATGAATCCTGTAGCACTCGTTATATATTCGTAAACATCTTTAGGAAGGATGTATGAAAGCACGACGGCAACAAGAAGTCCGAAACTGCTTATCAATAGGGCGTATATAGGCACATCTCTTTTACTTAGCTTGCTTAAAAAAGTCGGTGCAAATCTTCCTTTTCCTAAAGAATACATGACCTGCGTTACTCCGTACATGGCTCCATTCATAGTAGTCAGTGCTGCTGTAAGTATGATAAAATTCATTATTGAATCGATATACGGTATGTTTGTAAATGAAAGCAGCTTAATGAATGGACTTTCTTTTGTGGATACTTCATACCATGGAATTACTCCTAAAAGTACGGCAATAGACGATAAGTACAATATGGACAGAAATAGTACGATGTACCTTCTCGCTATAGGTACATATTTTTTTGGTTTTTTTGTTTTTGATGCTGTCATGGCTGTGACTTCTATACCACCAAACGGTATTAAAGACATAAGCATTGCTCCTAAAAATCCTTTAATGCCATTTGGCAAAATGCCTCCATGAATGTAGTAGTTTTTAAATCCTATATTGCCTTTATTGCCAAATGCCCCGAAAAGTGCAAATATGCCGATGACAGTTATTATAAATAAAGCGGATACTTTTATTGTTGAAAACCAAGCTTCTACGGTGCCAAAATTTTTTGTGCCTAATGCGTTCACACAGATTACCATGATGGAATAAATCAGTGCGAATATCCAAAGTGGGACTTTAGGGAACCAAAACTTAGTAAAGATTGCTGATGCCGTCACTTCGCTGGACATGATGAATACACCTGCTGTCCAGTATACCCATCCGCTTAAAAACCCGCCTATGTCACCTAAGGCTTCTTCAGCGTATACCCTGAAAGAGCCGTCAACAGGATTTGCAACGATCATTTCAGAAAGGGCGCAAAAGACTTCAGACATTATAAATGCTGAGATAAGGTAATCTAATAGGACTATTGGTCCCGCTGTATGAATCGCTATGCCGCTTGCTAAGAAGAATCCGGCTCCAAGTATTCCACCTACACCTACCAATACCAGTTCGTTAACAGATAGATTTCCTTTTTCCAAAGCAATACCTCCATTATACAATTCATTCCATGACTTACTTTTTATTATTTGTAATTATTATGTGTTTTATTAACTTGAATTTTGGTTATACATGATGTAAAATTTCATTTATCAAAAATTATTGTGGAGGAAAGCCATGAAGTATTACATGTTAGATAGAATTGAAAGACTGTTTTTGTATTTTGTTACATTTATCATTTTATTAAGTGTAGCTGTATTGTTTGTGTTTGTCTTCGTAGATGTCAATATGAAAGGTATCAATGTGGAGCTGTCTGTATTGTGGTGGATACTTTACATAATCTTGTCTATGGCTTTGACAGTTGCATTATTTTCTATAGGCATTTCACAAGTCATTTTGCTTGAAGATTATTTTGTCGTATCATTGGGCATCATGGGCTTTGCCAGAATAAGATACGACAACATCGCTGGAATAAATGAAATAGAGAAAAAAATTAATTATAAAAGAGGCATTAACTTAAAAAACGATGTGTGCAGTTTGATCATTTCGAAAAAAGTTTATTAGAAGTACAATTAAAATCACCAATTAAAATCTATTACTTTTTGCTATTTGACAGGTATGCAAATGATATTGTCTTTTCAGCACCAAATTTGAAAGTATTAAAAGAAGAAATAAACAAAAAAATGTGATTCATATTTTCACAAATTTTATCATAGATAAAGTATTAAGCGCGTCTTTAAAGGCCTGCGCTTTAAGTCGATAAAATTTGTGAAAAGAGGTGCAAACGTTGCAAGTAAAAAACAGATTTATCGTGGTATTTGCGATTTTTATTATTTTAGCATTTAATGTGACACCGTCTTACGGTTTTACAAATACCATAACAGTCAATATACCGTCAAGGACAATATATTTTGTCTCGCAAAACATGTCAAAACTTTATGCGATAGCGGTTGGCAAGATCGTTTCTACATCCCCGTTGGGAACATACAGGATCATAAATAAGCAAGTAAATCCTAAATGGGTATCGCCATGGAATGGTGAAGTTGTACCATCAGGACCTGATAATCCTTTGGGATATAGATGGATGGGGTTTTACAGCGATTATGGAATACATGGAAATAACATGCCATCATCCATAGGTACTTTGGCGTCGTCAGGATGCATAAGGATGTACGAAGCGGATGTTGAAGAACTTTTTGATATGGTAAGTTACGGCGACATTGTGAACGTGGTATGCCAAACGATTTTTCCAAAGACTTCTCCGACTGGCGGCATGGCATTATTCGTATATCCGGATTTCTACAAAAAAGGCTTGAATACAAGGCAGCACATTGAAATTGAGCTGCAAAATTACGGCATAAAAGTAAGCGATGATACATTTAGAAAATTGTACAAATACGTAAATGTGAAAGATCCATTGGTGTTTTCGGAAGGATATAAGGTTATCAGAAACAATGAACTTGTCAGCAGTGATGTGTACAGATCTCAGGATGGCCAATTTTATATGCGTGTTGGTGATCTAAAAGGTTATTTAAACATTGATGACGAAAAAATTAAGGATTTAAAATCTGTTTTAGTAGACAATGCAAACTACGTAAACATTGATGATATAGCAAATTTGACAGGTTTAAAGTTTGTAGTAGACAATGATACAAATACGATTAAGATGATTGGAAATATAATTTACTATGACGGCAAGTTTTTGTCAACTACTAATTACGTAGATTATCAAAGTAGAGATATTTACATTCCAATCAAAGAATTTTTTACTGCAGCAGGATATACGGTGGAATGGGATCCGCAAGATGGAGTTATTGTAGATGGCAGAAGTATTAAATACAAGTTATACGAAAGCAAATCGTATATAAATCAAAAAGATTTGAGAAGCTTATATGGGTTAGATATCACTGTAGATTCATCATCAAATAAGATATACATTAAGCGCGATTAGCGCCTTTTTTTGTGCTTTTTTCTCAATCTGCTAAAATAGAAATGACAGATCGTTTGGAACTTATCACTTCTTTTTTCGTCAAATCACATTGAGGGGAGGTTTTATTGTTGGATGAAAGACAGCTCCTTTTTAAAGCACAGGAAGGAGATATTGAATCGTTTGAAAATGTTATAGTATCTTATCAGAATTACATTTACAATGTCATATACAGGATCGTTGGAAACAAAGAAGATGCGTTGGATTTAACACAAGAGACATTTATCAAAGCATTTGTGAATATAAAAAAGTTTAAAGGCAAAAGTGAGTTTAAGACGTGGCTATACAGGATCGCTGTAAATACTTCTCTTGATTTTATGAGAAAGAGAAAAGGTGTTGAAGAACAATTGCACGATATAAGTGATTTCAAAACGCCTGAAGATGTTTTTGACGATAAGATGACGAGAGATATAATCATGAGCGAATTGAACAAGCTTAAGAATGATTACAAAATCGCAATAATACTTAGAGATATAGAAGGGCTTACATACAGTGAAATAGCAGAAATAACAAATTCAAATATCGGGACGGTAAAGTCCAGGATATCCAGAGCCAGAAGTGCGCTTAAAGAAAATCTCAAAAAAATACCGGGCTTTATAAATATTTTTGATGAAAGGAGGCAATTGTGATGGAGTGCTATGCAGTCAGAAGGCTATTGAATCCCTATATAGACGAAGAACTAGATGAAAAATCAATGGACGATGTACGGGCACATTTAGATTCATGTGAAGAATGCAAATTGGAATACAATGAGCTTCTTTACACGAAAAGGCTCTTAGAAAATACGCCTCCTTTAGAGTTGCCAGATAATTTTGGCGAGACGCTTCACATCAAATTGATTGAAGGAAGGAAAAATAATCGTCGAAAGCCGATAAAAAGGATGATTTCAGTTGCGGCTTTTGCTGTCGCTTCAATATTTGCTTTGTCATTCGGATTTAATTTTTTGATGAATAATATTAAATTGTCTTCTCAGCCGCCTTTAAGCGTCAAAAGTGCTGCAAATTATTCATCGGAGGCTTCTACAGGCGGGAAAGAAGCTGCACCAAATCTTAAAAATAGCGTTTATAGCAGTTCGAATCAGACAAATAGAGGTTTAGATTCAGGGTACGAAAGGAAAATAACAAAAGATGCTGCGATATCCATTGAGATGAATTCTGTAGATGAAGGTTATAACAAGATTTTAAACATAAGCAAACAGTACAATGGGTATATTGAAAGCACAAGTGAAAGTACTTCAGAAAGTGGGCAGAAGACAGTCAACATCGTGCTAAAGATTCCCGCTGATGATTTTGAGTATGCTATTTCAAACATAAAGTCTTTGGGCGATGTCAAGATGATTAGGATAAACAGCAGCGATATTACAGAGCAGTATTACGATGTTCAAACAAGAATAAAAAATCTGGAGATACAAGAGGAAAGCCTACAAAACTTGATGAAAAAAGCTTCAAACATATCAGACATACTGCAGATTGAAGACAAATTAAATGATGTACAGACGCAAATCGATTCATACAAAAGTCAGATAAAGCTGTGGGACAGCATGACGGACATGAGCACAATTAATTTGACTTTCCTGTCAGCACTTCCACAAGCAGGGATAGACAAAATCTTTAGCGAGAATTTTTTTAAAGACGTTTTAGATGCAGGGGCAAAAAGCCTCAATGTATTTTTCGAGTTTATAAAGTATGCAATCGTGATGATAATATACCTATTGCCATTTGCAATACTCATATATCTGATATATAAAGGATATAGATTGTTCAAAAAATAATCATGGACAATTTACATCCTCTTTTTTTTGCGGTATATTAGATTACAAGAAGTTAAATAGGAGTGAGTGTATGTCGAAATTTTTGATCATAGATGGTAATAGCTTGATGTACAGGGCGTATTTTGCTCTGCCTGATTTGATGAACAGCGAAGGAATGCATACAAATGCCATATACGGTTTTTCAATGATGCTTCTTAAATTGCTGGAGGAGGAGAAACCAGACTACATAGCAATAGCTTTCGATAAAAAGGCTCCTACATTTAGGCACAAGGAGTACAGCGCTTATAAAGGAACCCGCCAGTCGATGCCAGAAGAGCTGATAGAACAGGTGGATATTTTAAAAGATGTGATAAATGCGTTTAACATAAAGACCATCGAGATAGAGGGCTTTGAAGCAGATGACATCATTGGTACAGTATCAAAAATTGCTTCCGAAAGTGGGATGGATGTGCTTATCGTCACAGGCGATAGAGATGCGCTTCAGCTTGTGTCGGCAAACGTAAAAGTGAAAATATGCAAAAAAGGCATAACGCAGATGGATGAGTACGATGAAAAGGCGGTCTTTGAAAAGTATGAAGTGACGCCACTTCAATTCATAGACTTGAAAGGGCTTATGGGAGACAAATCAGACAACATTCCGGGAGTGCCAAATATAGGGGAGAAGACGGCCATAAAGCTTATTAAAGAATTTGGATCAATTGAAAATTTACTGATGAATACAGATAAGTTAAAAGGGAAAGTAAAGGAAAATGTAGAAAACAATGCAGAATTAGCTGTTTTAAGCAAACGGCTTGCTACGATTGAGAGAAATGTTCCTATTGATATTGATTTGAATGAATACGCGGTGAAAAATTACGATGCCAATAGGCTTACAGAGCTATTTGAAAAATTGGAATTTTCAAGCCTCATCTCAGATTTAAAAGATGATAGTCGTGATACAAAGGATATTAAAGAATGGCCTGTAAGAGATTTTACATACGTTAAAAATGTTTTAGGAAAGTTTGATGTTTTGTCACTGTATCCATTCATATATGATGGAAAGATGAAAGCAGTATCATTTGCTTGCGGTGACGAATCGTTTTTTGTAGAGATAGATGATTATGACAATTTTAAATTGCTTAATAATGATAAGCTTACGTTGATAGGACACGATCTGAAAGATTTTTTAGTAAGCATTTCATACTGCGGCATTGAACTTAATTGTAAGATTTTAGATACGGCCATAATGACTTATCTTTTAAATCCATCTGAGTCGAATTACGACATAAGTCGCGTATTGAAAAAATACTTGAAAGAGGATTTGCAAAACATAGATGATATTGTAGGCAAGGGCAGGAATAAAAAGAGCTACGATGACATTGACAAAAGGCTTTTAGTCGATTATATGTGTTCAGTCGCATCAAGCTTATTTAAGTTAAAAGATAAGCTCATGTCATTTATAAAAGAGATGGAGATGGAAGATCTTTTAAAAAATGTGGAAATTCCGCTTATTGAAGTGCTAAAATCTATGGAGGTGTACGGCTTTACATTAGATAAGGATGTACTTAGAAGTATTTCTAAAGAAATAGATGAAAAGACAGATAAGATTGTAAAAGATATTTACGATGCTGCTGGATACGAATTTAATATTAACTCTACAAAGCAGTTATCAGAATTTTTGTTTGATAAACTGAATTTGCCAGCAATAAAAAAGACTAAAACAGGGTATTCGACTGACATGGAAGTTCTTGCAGAACTTATACCGTACAATGACATAGTAGGAGAAATAATAGAATATAGACAGCTTATGAAGCTTAAATCTACGTACATAGATGGCTTCATTCCCATCATGGATGAAAATAATAGGGTTCACTCTACGTTTAAGCAAACTGTTGCTGCTACAGGGAGAATTAGCTCAACAGAGCCTAATCTGCAGAACATACCTGTAAGAGAAGAGTTTGGCAGAAGGATAAGAAAGGCATTTGTATCAAGTTATGAAGATGGGCTTATAATATCTGCTGATTATTCTCAGATTGAGCTTAGGGTTCTTGCGCATCTTTCAGAGGACGAAAAACTTATTGAGTCATTTTTGAACAATGAAGATATACATTTAAGGACGGCATCGGAGGTTTTTAAGGTCTCGAAAGAAGAAGTGACAAGTGAAATGAGAAGGCGGGCGAAAGCTGTCAATTTTGGCATTGTATATGGTATAAGCGATTACGGCTTATCTAAAGACTTAAAGATTTCGCGAAAAGAAGCGAAAGAATACATAGACAATTATTTTGACAGATACAAGGGCGTCAAAAATTACATCGATTCAATAGTCAAATTTGCAAAGGAAAATGGGTATGTTACGACTATCTTAAACAGGAGAAGATACATACCGGAAATCAATTCAAAAAATTTTAACCAAAGGTCTTTTGGCGAGAGAATGGCGATGAATACGCCTATTCAAGGCAGTGCTGCGGATATAATAAAGATGTCGATGGTTAAAGTGTACAATGAATTAAAGGAAAGAGGATTGAAATCACGACTTATTCTTCAGGTTCACGATGAGCTTATAATTGACACACATCCTGATGAAGTTGAGATAGTCAAGGGGCTTTTAAAATCGATAATGGAAAATGTCATAAAGTTAAGAGTTCCTTTGGTCGTAGATATAGGACAAGGGAAAAATTGGTATGATGCAAAATAAAAGTGTCTATAAGACACTTTTAAATTATATAGATTGGAGGTGCGATGGTGAAGGTTATCGGATTGACAGGTGGAATAGCGTCAGGGAAAAGCACCGTTTCATCCATATTAAAAAGTCTTGGAGCAGTAATAATTGACGCTGATGTCGTTTCAAGAGAGATTATGATAAAGGGTACCGAGACATATAATATATTAGTAAGCGTATTTGGAAAAGAAATTTTGCGAAAAGATGGGGAGATAGACAGGAGAAAACTTGGCAACCTTGTTTTTGCTGATAAAGAAAAATTGAACAAATTAAATGAAATTACGCATCCGGAAATAATAAAAAGGATAAAAGATATAATAGAAGAAGAAAGAAAAAAGGGCAAAGAGAAAGCCATCGTGCTGGATGCAGCATTGCTAATTGAGATGAAGCTTTTTAATATGGTAGATGAAGTATGGCTTGTGGTTGTTGATAAAAAGACACAGATTAGAAGGCTTATGAAAAGAGACAATTTAAGCTATAAAGACGCATTAAACCGTATTAAAAGCCAGATGTCTATAGAGGACAAAATGAAGTACGCAGATTTCATAATTAATAACTGCAAGGATTTTAATGCTATAAAAAGACAAGTTGAGCTGTTGTGGGGACGTTTTTCAAAATAGAACATCTGGAGGTATTATATTGAAGTTTAAAAAGGTCATATTGGTGATAGTAGTAGCGATTACTGTTTTGACGGTATATGGAGTCAAGACAAATTGGTTTTTAAAGCAATTATATCCTAAGAAATACAGTCAACAGGTGTACTTCTATTCAAATCAGTATGGAGTAGATCCTAATTTGGTCTTTGCTATGATAAAGGCGGAAAGCAATTTTAATCCTGACAGCGTTTCAAGCAAAGGAGCTATAGGACTTATGCAAGTGATACCTGAGACAGGAACTTGGGTTGCTAATTACATAGGCATCAAAAATTTTAGCGTTAATATGCTTTTTAATCCGGACTACAATATAAATATAGGAACATGGTATCTAAAATACCTTTTAAAGCAATTTAATAATGATGTCACTTTGGCAGTAGCCGCATATAATGGAGGAAGTGGCAATGTTTCAAATTGGTTAAAGGACAAGAGGTACTCGGAAAATGGCAGCAATCTTAAAAAAGTGCCTTTTTCAGAGACGGATAAGTACATCAAAAAGGTGTTGAAGTATTATAAGATTTACACAAATTTATACAAATGATTTGAAGCATTGCACAACACTATGATGTGAGGGATCTTAAATGGATTTTGGGGTTTTGATTCTATCCATCATGTTGTTTTTCAGCATTATAGGAAAAAATGACAATGTTGCGGCTGCTATTCTAATACTTCTTTTGACGAAGCTTATGAACTTGGAAATAATTAATCAATTTGTATCGAAAAATGGCATGAATCTTGGTATAATAGTATTGACTATGGGAGCCTTATCTCCTCTTGCAATGAACAAAGTATCAATTGGCGACTTTTTAAATGCTGCAAAAAGCATGGAAGGAGTTATTACAATTATTGCGGGGATAATTGTAGCTGTATTAGCATCTATTGGCCTCAATACCATGAAGGTGGATGCAAATGGTGTCGTAGGTGTTTTGCTGGGTACTGTGATTGGTGTAAGCTTCTTTAAAGGAGCACCAGTGGGTCCGATGATAGCCCTTGGCATTACGACAATCTTACTTAGGATATTTAGATTATAGAGAGGGAGAAGAATACATATGAAAATCATCAAACATCTTGAAGACTTAAGGGAAGTTAAGGTAAGCAATGATAGAGAGTTTTTTTCTGCTACACATGATGAGATAAAAAATGGTGCGACTACTGATGTTTATTTTTTAAGGACACAAGATATTTTAAAGCATTTGGGGATTGATGGGAAAATTGTAACAGCGGAGATATTTGCAAGAAGAAGTGGTGTTTTTGCAGGACTGCCTGAAGTAAAAAATGTTTTGAAAGATAAAAACATTGAAGTATGGTCTATAGATGAAGGTGAGACATTTGAACCAAAGGAGACTGTTATGAGAATCATTGGGCCTTACAACGAGTTTGGTACGTATGAAACTGTGATATTAGGCATGTTGGCCAGCTCATGTGGATGGGCCACTGCCGCAAGGGAGCTTAAAGAAGTTATTCCAGATAAGCCTTTACTTTGTTTTGGCGCAAGACATGTGCATCCTGCAGTGGCTCCTGTCATGGAAAGGGCAGCCCTTATAGGTGGTGCCGATGATGCCAGTTGCATATTAGGCGCTAAGCTTTTAGGACGCGAGCCAAAGGGCACAGTTCCACATGCGGCTTTTCTGATAGCTGGTGACACTCTCACTATAGCAAAGGCTTACAGTGAAATAACGCCTAAAGATGAAAAGATAACTATTTTAGTAGATACATTTAAAGATGAAATTGAAGAATCATTGAGAGTTGCTGAATTCTTAGGAGATAGGTTGTACGGCATAAGATTGGATACGCCATCGGAGAGAGGAGGCGTAACGGCAAGCCTTGTGTATGAACTTAGGCAGAGGCTCAACCAGAAAGGGTTTAATAATGTCAAGATCATTGTGTCTGGTGGGCTTACACCTGAAAGAATAAAAGAGCTTGCATTAAGTGGTGCAGACGCATTTGGAGTTGGCAGTTATATATCAGATGCATCTCCTATAGATATGACGATGGACATTAAAGAAGTAGAAGGAGAGCCTATTGCAAAGAGAGGTCGAATTCCGGGAAGGATAGAGAATGCAAAACTAAAAAGAATAATATAATAGACAGGCATGAATCCATGCTTGTCTATACTATACCGAATGAATCGCAATTTATACAAAAAGGTATTGACACAAATAAAAAAACATTATATAATGACTAATGTGCTGACGATGTTGTGACGCGGGGGTGGCGGAATAGGCAGACGCGTACGTTTGAGGGGCGTATGGAGTTTTCCGTGCGGGTTCAAGTCCCGCCCTCCGCACCAAAATGAAAGCAGAATATTTTACATAAAAAATAAGCCTTTTGAAAGGCTTATTTTAATGCCATTTAATCATTATAAGTGACATGAATACAATCGCAACAATAGTCGTTGCCGTTATAAAAATAGATGCAAGCTTGGTGTTTAGATCTTTCTCGTTGGAGTATATGACTGCTACAAGTGCTGTTGGCATTATCGTCCCTAACATTATAGCTTTAATTGTCATCGACGCGGTATTGAAAAATAGAGGCAAGACAAAAAACAGTGCTATGCCTGGAGTATATTTAATGGCAAGACCTTTAAGTAGTGACAAAATTTCATCCTTTTCTAAATTAAAATCAAGAAAGTACCCTATTACAAACAAAGCCAATGTTGTATTTGGCATCGAAATTTGTTCTGCAAGGTTTACAATTAGGCTTGGAAATTTAATGCCTATGACATTCAAAATGAAGGCGATTATATAAGTGAGTGATTTCGGAAACTAATTTCCAGCGTCATACTATGGCATAAATTAGAAATTAGATACAGAAAATAACAAAGCCTTTGCGATAAAATACTGAAAAGAGGAAAGAAAATGTAAAATAATGAAAATCAATTTAAAAAAAGAGTATAAGAAATAAAGCCTAATAAAATAGGTTTAAAAATTAACAGTATATGGAATCTCAATATTTATGCTGCTCTACCTAATAATCCATCAAGCATAGAAATAAAATCAAACTTAGATTTTTTCAATCTAGCATCAAGATGGATATTAATAGAATGTATCATAATCCAGAAAGACCAACGCTTTTTGCCTCTGGTTTTAGATAGCTCCAACTCATAGTCATTAAGAAGCCTTTTGTTAACACGCTCAGAAGAAGTTCGCTTTTTCATCTCGCATTTCCATTCATCAGAACCACGTGGAATGACGGTAAACAAGCGAGGATCAGATGAAGGCTTCGTATAAACGGTTCTACCATAATCAGAAGAGGAGCACTTATCTTTACAATTACATGAATCAACTTTACCAGTCGCAAAAGGACAGCGCCATTTAATTCTGTTACGGTCTTTCATAAAACCATTGTAAACCATAGATAATCCTGCCATACAGACAGGAATACCATTTTCATTGATTTTAATAGTACCTTGGTACTTGCTGTTGTTTTTA comes from the Thermoanaerobacterium aotearoense genome and includes:
- a CDS encoding glycosyl hydrolase family 18 protein gives rise to the protein MDNKWYFDIAPGAIDDLREHTSQITTLIPFWYGVKPDGTLADMSSQDVKSIASQNNLPIFPIVHNYSDPKKSQLIHDLISNTSLRSILVNSIVNMALSNNYPGINIDFEFVPPEDRSNLNAFMEELYYSLKSANKIVTISLPAETEDNPRHPFSGAFQYTVLSQFADQAYVLAYDEHFSKPGPIASIGFVRSVLDYAAKSVEPKKIWLGMAVYGYDWAEGSNYPRTLSYFQAIQTAKNLGVKIEYDETAQESTYTYTVDSVKHTVWFEDARSFQAKLPLVSQYGISGIAIWRLGQEDPDIWNILSRI
- a CDS encoding PspC domain-containing protein, translated to MDKRLYRSRNQVILGGVCGGIAEYFDIDVTIVRLIWALIALVGGSGVLLYIIAWIVVPENPYQLKNDDYNGENVNVDKEHERPKISSNRKSSEVFGWILIALGLFLLVRIFMPWFDLRIFWPVLLIAFGLLFIFKK
- a CDS encoding amino acid permease, with translation MEKGNLSVNELVLVGVGGILGAGFFLASGIAIHTAGPIVLLDYLISAFIMSEVFCALSEMIVANPVDGSFRVYAEEALGDIGGFLSGWVYWTAGVFIMSSEVTASAIFTKFWFPKVPLWIFALIYSIMVICVNALGTKNFGTVEAWFSTIKVSALFIITVIGIFALFGAFGNKGNIGFKNYYIHGGILPNGIKGFLGAMLMSLIPFGGIEVTAMTASKTKKPKKYVPIARRYIVLFLSILYLSSIAVLLGVIPWYEVSTKESPFIKLLSFTNIPYIDSIMNFIILTAALTTMNGAMYGVTQVMYSLGKGRFAPTFLSKLSKRDVPIYALLISSFGLLVAVVLSYILPKDVYEYITSATGFIQFFNWIIILYTFIKYRPMLKKENPDYFECQRRGFPLRPWLTIILLTAVLLSTLIVPKQAIGFFGGLILLIAIFAFYLIAKKLNLFDKW
- a CDS encoding L,D-transpeptidase family protein, which codes for MQTLQVKNRFIVVFAIFIILAFNVTPSYGFTNTITVNIPSRTIYFVSQNMSKLYAIAVGKIVSTSPLGTYRIINKQVNPKWVSPWNGEVVPSGPDNPLGYRWMGFYSDYGIHGNNMPSSIGTLASSGCIRMYEADVEELFDMVSYGDIVNVVCQTIFPKTSPTGGMALFVYPDFYKKGLNTRQHIEIELQNYGIKVSDDTFRKLYKYVNVKDPLVFSEGYKVIRNNELVSSDVYRSQDGQFYMRVGDLKGYLNIDDEKIKDLKSVLVDNANYVNIDDIANLTGLKFVVDNDTNTIKMIGNIIYYDGKFLSTTNYVDYQSRDIYIPIKEFFTAAGYTVEWDPQDGVIVDGRSIKYKLYESKSYINQKDLRSLYGLDITVDSSSNKIYIKRD
- a CDS encoding RNA polymerase sigma factor, which translates into the protein MDERQLLFKAQEGDIESFENVIVSYQNYIYNVIYRIVGNKEDALDLTQETFIKAFVNIKKFKGKSEFKTWLYRIAVNTSLDFMRKRKGVEEQLHDISDFKTPEDVFDDKMTRDIIMSELNKLKNDYKIAIILRDIEGLTYSEIAEITNSNIGTVKSRISRARSALKENLKKIPGFINIFDERRQL
- a CDS encoding DUF4349 domain-containing protein; translation: MECYAVRRLLNPYIDEELDEKSMDDVRAHLDSCEECKLEYNELLYTKRLLENTPPLELPDNFGETLHIKLIEGRKNNRRKPIKRMISVAAFAVASIFALSFGFNFLMNNIKLSSQPPLSVKSAANYSSEASTGGKEAAPNLKNSVYSSSNQTNRGLDSGYERKITKDAAISIEMNSVDEGYNKILNISKQYNGYIESTSESTSESGQKTVNIVLKIPADDFEYAISNIKSLGDVKMIRINSSDITEQYYDVQTRIKNLEIQEESLQNLMKKASNISDILQIEDKLNDVQTQIDSYKSQIKLWDSMTDMSTINLTFLSALPQAGIDKIFSENFFKDVLDAGAKSLNVFFEFIKYAIVMIIYLLPFAILIYLIYKGYRLFKK